From the genome of Gemmatimonadota bacterium:
TGGAAACTCGGTGAGCGGCGTGAGCCCCTCGCCTAACGATACCGGCGTCTCGCCGTCGACGAGCGGGAGCGCCGGGGCGTAGCGCCACATGTCCCAGCGCGGCAGGAGCGCGTCACGCGACGGCGCCGCGCCATCGAAGATGGCGAGGAAGGGCTGGCCGCACGATGGGCAGAGCCCCACCGGGGCGTGCTGCGACTCGGGGTGGCCGCAGGCGGAACAGGCGAGAGTCCAGTTTGGCATCGTGCGGGAGGTGGAGTGCGGGGAACGAGAGGAGGTGGGCAGCGGCGCCGGAACGGGAGGCGTGGGGAGCGGGAACCGTTGTTCAGGACGAGGGTGCGGACGTCGATGACGGCGGGACGACGTCCGGCGGCGGCAACGCGGGGAGGAGCGGTCCAGGCTGCGCCTCGTCGGCGACGTCGTCACGCGCGGCACCGAATCGGGCCTCGACGTCGGGGACCGTGGGGGTATTGCCCGCTTCCTCGGGCGTGTGACGGTCGACTTCGGCGATCGGCGCGGCCAACGCGTCCCCGGCCGGTGTCTCCGTCGGGTGCAACGCCTGCAGGAGGCGCGCCGCCGACACGTGCGAGAATCCGGGCACCGCGGCGATCTGCTCGGCGCTCGCTTCCTTCACGCCTTGCAGCGAGCCGAAGACCTTGAGGAGCGCGCGTCGCTTGCTGGGGCCGATGCCCGGAATGCGCAGCAACTCGGAGGTGAGCGTGCGCGCCGAGCGCCGCGCCCGGTTGAAGGTCACCGCGAAGCGATGGGCCTCGTCGCGCGCCTGCTGCAACGTGCGCAACGCCGGCGAGCGCCTCGACAGCCGCACCGACTCGCGACGTCCCAGCACGAAGATCTCCTCCTCCTTCTTCGCCAGCGAGATCAGCGGGACCTCGCCGAGCCCAAGCACCGACAGCGCCTCGTGTGCCGCATGCAGCTGTCCCTTGCCGCCGTCGATGCAGATGAGGTCGGGAAGCCCCTTCTGCTCCTCGAGGCGCCGGCCGAAGTACCGCCCGACGACCTCGCGCATCGAGGCAAAGTCGTCGGTCCCCTCCACCGTCTTCACCTTGAACTTCCGGTACTCGGCGCGCTTCGGGCGCCCGTTCTCGAACCAGACGCACGAGCCGACGGTGTCGGTCCCCTGCGCCGTGGAGATGTCGAAGCAGACGAAGCTGCGCGGGAGCTTCTGCAATCCCAGCTCGCGCTGCAAGTCGTACACCGGGCTGGCGGCGCGCTCCTCGGCCTCGAGCGAGGCGAGCTTGAACTCCTCCAGCAGGTGGCGCGCATTCTGGTCCGCCAGCTGCACCAACTCGCGACGCGGACCACGCTGCGGCACGACGACACGCGTATGCGGGAGCGATTCCTCGAGCAGCACCCGATCCTCGAAGTCCATGGGCACGAGAAGCTCGTCGGCGCGCTCGTTCGACGACACGTAGGTGCGTGCCAGGTACGCCGACAGGATGGTCGCGTCGTCCTCGCCCTCGAGGTTCTCGAGGAAACGCTGGTCGCGCGCGAGGAGCTTCCCGCCTCGCACGCGCAGGATCGTCACGCAGGCGTCGTCACCGTCGCGCGCGTATCCCACCACGTCGCGGTCGCCTCCTTCGACCTGCACGACCACGGTAGGCTCCTCGAGCGTCTCGAGCTTCACGAGGGCATCCCGCAGTTCGGCCGCCTGCTCGAAGTTGAGCGCGGCCGACGCCTCCTGCATGCGCTCGCGCACGCGCTTCATCACCTCGGCCGTCCGCCCATCGAGGAAGAGGACCACCTCGTCGATCATCGCGCGGTAGTCGGCTTCGCTCTGGTAGCGTACGCACGGCGCCTTGCACTTGCCGATGTGGTAGTCGAGGCACGGTCGGTCGGGCACCTCGTCCAGCAGCGCATAGTGACACGATCGCACCGTGAAGATGCGCTTGACCACGTTCAGCGCCCGGCGCATCGCGCCAACATCCGTGTAGGGGCCGAAATAGCGTCCGCCGTCGCTCACCAGGCGCCGCGTGACGTACACGCGAGGAAACGACTCCTGCAGCGTGACCTTGATGTAGGGGTACGACTTGTCGTCGCGCAGCGCGATGTTGAAACGCGGGCGATACTCCTTGATCAGGTTTGCCTCGAGGACCAGCGCATGCGCCTCCGACGGCACGACGATCGTATCGAGCGTCGCGATGAGCCGCACGAGATGTTGTGTCTTGACCGAGGCGTAGTGATCGCTCGTGAAGTAGCTGCGCACGCGCGAGCGCAGCCGCTTCGCCTTTCCCACGTACAGCACCGTCCCCTCGGCGTCCTTCCAGAGGTACACCCCCGGCGACTCGGGGAGATGCGGCAGCTTGGCGGCAACGGCCGCGGGCGTCTCGAGCATGGAAGAAAGCTACTCGCGACGGGCGCGCATCAGCGGCGCAGCAGTCGGCTCAGGCGCCCGGCGATTGCCCGGGCCTGCGGGATCCCAGCGGCG
Proteins encoded in this window:
- the uvrC gene encoding excinuclease ABC subunit UvrC, with product MLETPAAVAAKLPHLPESPGVYLWKDAEGTVLYVGKAKRLRSRVRSYFTSDHYASVKTQHLVRLIATLDTIVVPSEAHALVLEANLIKEYRPRFNIALRDDKSYPYIKVTLQESFPRVYVTRRLVSDGGRYFGPYTDVGAMRRALNVVKRIFTVRSCHYALLDEVPDRPCLDYHIGKCKAPCVRYQSEADYRAMIDEVVLFLDGRTAEVMKRVRERMQEASAALNFEQAAELRDALVKLETLEEPTVVVQVEGGDRDVVGYARDGDDACVTILRVRGGKLLARDQRFLENLEGEDDATILSAYLARTYVSSNERADELLVPMDFEDRVLLEESLPHTRVVVPQRGPRRELVQLADQNARHLLEEFKLASLEAEERAASPVYDLQRELGLQKLPRSFVCFDISTAQGTDTVGSCVWFENGRPKRAEYRKFKVKTVEGTDDFASMREVVGRYFGRRLEEQKGLPDLICIDGGKGQLHAAHEALSVLGLGEVPLISLAKKEEEIFVLGRRESVRLSRRSPALRTLQQARDEAHRFAVTFNRARRSARTLTSELLRIPGIGPSKRRALLKVFGSLQGVKEASAEQIAAVPGFSHVSAARLLQALHPTETPAGDALAAPIAEVDRHTPEEAGNTPTVPDVEARFGAARDDVADEAQPGPLLPALPPPDVVPPSSTSAPSS